The following are from one region of the Pelagibaculum spongiae genome:
- a CDS encoding Ig-like domain-containing protein, producing the protein MTVEFSRNGQKITIGSEVIVQLGDQIHLPENQENLNIKVQGDDLILTLDSGEVIIFRSAVPLLATNDFQIMLGSEQLIISGKGDAQQLIVRAAGSEDNLETAVSVLDTEADETTSLDETTEHDPSDEKPIVETAEADIDAQSNSESSEKFQSVIGASRFSVSAVMPEINNPADLIASQSTDSRRTSSTATISDASLPTPVPDIYPVTSIPDPLVILSSNGQVISGQAEAGAIISVFLVGANTAYAEATVDATGQWQIQFDTALEHQTQIQVVANINGQSVYAQQAVQIDAEALAPRVVLANDSGSSANDLLTNDGQLQLAGLEPGALVEYSLDGQSWSEQYQPQAGENQVYVRQTDISGNISPINSITFNLDQTAAPANLQIELITDSGVSLADQLTQSALLQVANQESNAEIQFSLTGNVGDWSSQQPDVNGALADGQHTIYVRQIDPAGNASTAQSIQITKDTNAAAPQLSATNGNLNVVAEDAATIEYRLPGGEWVNSFSPVEGENRVEVRQIDGAGNISAIQSITFVRDTIAPESNLNIQLENDSGNSSSDRISNNGQLNISGAEIDAEIQFSIDGATWSTEQPQNLDDGEHTIYVRQVDLAGNASVAQTVTFTLDSRAENNLNIELINDSGRFNSDLITNNGQLTVTGAEAGAEIQFSLNGTDWTTTQPDLADGQHTIFVRQVDVSGNPSDLQSITFTKDTAAPTAPEVVLVSNDLRVTAETGATIEYRLNGGEWIDSFTAVEGQNNVEIRQTDAAGNISEVTTQSFVKDTTLPTSNLNIQLVEGSGMGTADLITNNSQLNVIGAEAGATIEYSIDGIDWSTDQPQNLADGSHTVYVRQVDQAGNASQPQSISFIKDTTAANNLNIQLTEDTGSSSSDLITSQTELTVTGVEAGATVEYSADGLNWSVEQPQNLADGSQTIYVRQIDIAGNISEPQSIDITVDTTAPAAPSWDATGGELIVNNAAGSIVEYSTDNGVNWQASYSEVEGDNTLQIRTIDVAGNASNPIVVSFVRDTTAPNINLSIQLADDSGRSNSDLITNNSQLNVSGEEAGAEIQFSLNGTDWTTTQPDLADGQHTIFVRQVDVSGNPSDPQSITFTKDTAAPTAPEVVLVSNDLRVTAETGATVEYRLNGGEWIDSFTAVEGQNNVEIRQTDAAGNISEVTTQSFVKDTTLPTSNLNIQLVEGSGMGTADLITNNSQLNVIGAETGATIEYSIDGIDWSTDQPQNLADGSHTVYVRQVDQAGNASQPQSISFIKDTTAANNLNIQLTEDTGSSSSDLITSQTELTVTGVEAGATVEYSADGLNWSVEQPQNLADGSQTIYVRQVDVAGNISEPQSISFTKDTAAPTAPEVVLVSNDLQVTAETGATVEYRLNGGEWIDSFTAVEGQNNVEIRQTDAAGNISEVTTQSFVRDTTPPANNLNVELTEDTGSSSSDLITSQTELTVTGAEAGAEIQFSLNGTDWTTTQPDLADGQHTIFVRQVDVSGNPSDPQSITFTKDTAVPTAPEVVLVSNDLRVTAESGATVEYRLNGGEWIDSFTAVEGQNNVEIRQTDAAGNISEVTTQSFVKDTTLPTSNLNIQLVEGSGMGTADLITNNSQLNVIGAEAGATIEYSIDGIDWSTDQPQNLADGSHTVYVRQVDQAGNASQPQSISFIKDTTAANDLNIQLTEDTGSSSSDLITSQTELTVTGAEASAEIQFSLNGTDWTTTQLDLADGQHTIFVRQVDVSGNPSDPQSITFTKDTAAPTAPEVVLVSNDLQVTAEIGATVEYRLNGGEWIDSFTAVEGQNNVEIRQTDAAGNISEVTTQSFVRDTTPPADNLNIQLAEDTGINGDLISQNGLLNITGAETDAIIQFSLNGTDWTTTQPELASGEHTIFVRQMDQAGNPSDPQQISFTKDTTAANDLNIQLTEDTGSSSSDLITSQTELTVTGVEAGATVEYSADGLNWSVEQPQNLADGSQTIYVRQVDVAGNISEPQSIDITVDTTAPAAPSWSVINGELVVSTQENATVLYSTDNGASWQSNYIEVEGQNNLQVRYIDTAGNVSNSVGVSFVRDTIAPETPLNIQLADDSGRFNSDLITNNSQLNVSGEEAGAEIQFSLNGTDWTTTQPDLADGQHTIFVRQVDIAGNISEPQSIDITVDTTAPAAPSWSVINGELVVSTQENATVLYSTDNGASWQSNYIEVEGQNNLQVRYIDTAGNVSNSVGVSFVRDTIAPETPLNIQLADDSGRSNSDLITNNSQLNVSGEEAGAEIQFSLNGTDWTASQPQNLDDGQHTIFVRQVDAADNASIAQEITFMLDTSAPDAPEVVLVNGDLEVTAETGATVEYRLNGGEWSSSFTTVEGQNNVEVRQIDVAGNTSVSKQIDFSVVPEEPIEVSIAADPVQVGQEGTVIITFDQPVDGLTIDDIQLSNASGVSLSNLQQIGPGKFSVTISAQNIGEIEFSLPAGSVSGNGQQSNQEESFVISVRNEIIKPFFDDFSISVPTENNEPHIIYVGFNEQVSGLTKDGIIINQGRIGEVSQNGQYGFSIEFYPDQYGSGALQINFKDNAVVDSAGNGNETLAQPITRTIVGAPLQLESIDISDNGFSGFQPKIVTFTFDQKVTDFDAGDLRISNAELSNLQSDDGIVWTATITPISTENITITLDGNRIHGEQNNNNQATSETFVVSEPTQPSVIVEYPDLANGIMPFTVDLYFDKAIDLTSSQFSINGTANGSVTDLVRVSDDYYQLVITPAQVGTVTIDITDGLIANENEALNQTLEVIADSSNPEITDFYFNQTETSDYVDLLTVVFNEAVKDFTLDDLQITNAVVTSFQQSPYNQNVYIIHFDPLATGDITVTLKEGAVEDTSGNTNLEQTISTTIDSLPEGYQPPEVLERNSATFTVDYQKKQWPDEAFETDADGLVNEVVFELKEIDSNNQLAVTFHQMPDDFSLDNIRVENGVAGEPELSEISDSGIVYLIPITANGQGDIVVSLNNVVIDDQPVDATTSIAESEFPELLNNVQADDGQTNQEQSRDAQANQLPTNETDVVEPSTAENVNVVDSVSAFLLLDQLDSLVIDNLVIDSASNALDANTPLLVDMLQPQSESLDQLLSATNAVESNLSVLMTQSTGNLQAMANQAETMSGDQLQPVVNDSLQVFLSSGSTLLTELESHASAE; encoded by the coding sequence ATGACTGTTGAGTTTAGCCGAAACGGGCAAAAAATTACTATCGGTAGTGAAGTGATTGTCCAGCTGGGAGATCAAATTCATTTACCTGAGAATCAGGAAAATCTGAACATTAAAGTTCAGGGTGATGACTTGATTTTAACGCTGGATTCTGGCGAAGTTATTATTTTCCGTTCTGCTGTGCCGCTACTAGCAACTAATGATTTCCAGATTATGCTAGGTAGTGAACAGCTAATTATTAGTGGTAAAGGCGACGCTCAACAGTTAATTGTCAGGGCGGCAGGGTCAGAGGACAATCTCGAGACTGCTGTCAGTGTGCTAGACACAGAAGCAGATGAGACCACCAGTCTTGATGAAACGACTGAGCATGATCCGTCAGATGAAAAACCAATAGTTGAAACAGCTGAAGCGGATATTGATGCACAATCAAATTCTGAATCAAGTGAGAAGTTTCAATCGGTAATCGGTGCTAGCCGGTTTTCGGTTTCTGCAGTAATGCCTGAAATTAATAACCCGGCAGATTTAATTGCGAGCCAATCGACAGACTCTAGAAGAACATCATCGACTGCCACAATTTCAGATGCGTCGTTGCCAACACCAGTTCCTGATATTTATCCAGTAACCAGCATTCCAGATCCATTAGTTATTTTGTCCAGCAACGGACAAGTAATATCAGGGCAGGCTGAGGCTGGCGCAATTATATCGGTTTTCTTGGTAGGTGCTAACACAGCATATGCCGAGGCAACCGTAGATGCTACAGGTCAATGGCAAATTCAGTTTGATACGGCGCTTGAGCATCAAACTCAAATTCAGGTTGTTGCCAATATTAATGGCCAATCTGTATATGCCCAGCAAGCAGTACAAATTGATGCTGAAGCTTTAGCACCACGAGTTGTATTAGCCAATGATAGCGGTAGCAGTGCAAACGACTTATTGACTAATGATGGCCAATTACAATTAGCTGGATTAGAGCCAGGCGCTCTGGTGGAATATAGCCTTGATGGCCAAAGCTGGAGTGAGCAATATCAGCCTCAAGCTGGAGAAAATCAAGTTTATGTTAGGCAGACTGATATTAGCGGTAATATCTCACCGATTAATTCGATTACCTTTAATCTTGATCAAACAGCTGCTCCTGCGAATTTACAAATTGAATTAATCACTGACAGTGGTGTTTCTTTAGCAGACCAGTTAACTCAATCGGCTTTGTTGCAGGTAGCTAACCAGGAAAGCAATGCTGAAATTCAATTTAGTTTAACTGGCAATGTCGGTGACTGGAGTAGTCAGCAACCTGATGTTAATGGGGCGCTGGCCGATGGTCAGCATACTATTTATGTTCGGCAAATTGACCCCGCAGGCAATGCATCTACTGCACAATCTATTCAGATTACTAAAGATACTAATGCAGCAGCACCACAGTTATCAGCCACGAATGGTAATTTAAATGTAGTAGCAGAAGACGCAGCCACTATTGAATATCGCTTACCAGGTGGAGAATGGGTTAACAGTTTTAGCCCGGTTGAAGGTGAGAATAGGGTTGAAGTCCGACAGATCGATGGCGCGGGAAATATTTCAGCGATTCAATCAATTACTTTTGTTCGAGACACTATTGCACCTGAATCTAATTTAAATATCCAGCTAGAAAATGATTCTGGCAACTCTAGTTCAGATCGAATTAGTAATAATGGCCAGTTAAATATTTCTGGTGCAGAAATTGATGCAGAAATTCAATTCAGTATTGATGGAGCTACTTGGTCAACAGAGCAGCCGCAAAACTTAGATGACGGCGAGCATACTATTTATGTGCGTCAGGTAGACCTGGCTGGTAATGCTTCTGTTGCACAAACAGTCACTTTTACGCTTGATAGTCGTGCTGAAAATAATTTAAACATTGAATTAATCAATGATAGCGGCCGTTTCAATAGCGATTTAATTACTAACAATGGTCAATTAACTGTTACGGGTGCAGAAGCCGGTGCTGAAATCCAATTCAGTTTAAATGGTACGGATTGGACAACTACACAGCCAGATTTAGCCGATGGCCAACATACTATTTTTGTCCGTCAGGTCGATGTGTCGGGTAATCCATCAGATCTTCAGTCGATTACTTTTACTAAAGATACCGCTGCACCCACTGCACCGGAAGTTGTGCTAGTCAGCAATGACTTGCGAGTGACTGCAGAAACCGGTGCCACCATTGAATATCGTTTAAATGGTGGAGAGTGGATTGATAGCTTCACCGCAGTGGAAGGGCAGAATAATGTTGAAATTCGCCAAACCGATGCTGCCGGTAATATCTCTGAAGTCACGACACAATCATTTGTAAAAGATACGACGCTGCCAACCAGTAATTTAAATATTCAATTGGTTGAAGGCAGTGGCATGGGTACGGCAGATTTAATTACTAACAATAGCCAATTAAATGTAATCGGTGCTGAAGCAGGTGCAACAATTGAATATAGTATCGATGGTATAGATTGGAGCACTGATCAGCCGCAAAACTTAGCTGATGGCAGTCATACTGTTTATGTGCGTCAGGTCGACCAAGCGGGCAATGCCTCACAACCCCAGTCAATTAGTTTTATTAAAGATACAACCGCAGCCAATAATTTAAATATTCAGCTAACTGAAGATACCGGTAGCTCAAGCAGTGATTTAATCACAAGCCAGACTGAATTAACCGTTACCGGTGTAGAAGCAGGCGCGACGGTTGAATATAGCGCTGATGGTCTTAATTGGTCAGTTGAACAACCGCAAAACTTAGCCGACGGCAGTCAGACTATTTATGTTCGCCAGATCGATATCGCAGGCAATATTTCAGAGCCGCAGTCAATTGACATTACAGTGGACACAACTGCTCCTGCCGCGCCAAGCTGGGATGCAACGGGCGGTGAGTTAATAGTAAATAATGCTGCAGGGTCGATTGTTGAATACAGCACTGATAATGGAGTAAATTGGCAAGCCAGTTACAGCGAAGTTGAAGGTGATAATACTCTGCAAATTCGTACGATTGATGTTGCAGGCAACGCTTCAAATCCAATCGTAGTCAGTTTTGTTCGAGATACTACGGCACCCAATATCAATTTAAGTATTCAGCTAGCTGATGATAGCGGCCGTTCCAATAGCGATTTAATTACTAACAATAGTCAGCTAAATGTTTCCGGCGAAGAAGCTGGTGCTGAAATCCAATTCAGTTTAAATGGAACAGATTGGACAACTACACAGCCAGATTTAGCCGATGGCCAACATACTATTTTTGTCCGTCAGGTCGATGTGTCGGGTAATCCATCAGATCCTCAGTCAATTACTTTTACTAAAGATACTGCCGCACCCACTGCACCGGAAGTCGTGCTAGTCAGCAATGACTTGCGAGTGACAGCTGAAACCGGTGCCACCGTTGAATATCGTTTAAATGGTGGAGAGTGGATTGATAGCTTCACCGCAGTGGAAGGGCAGAATAATGTTGAAATTCGCCAAACCGATGCTGCCGGTAATATCTCTGAAGTCACGACACAATCATTTGTAAAAGATACGACGCTGCCAACCAGTAATTTAAATATTCAATTGGTTGAAGGCAGTGGCATGGGTACGGCAGATTTAATTACTAACAATAGCCAATTAAATGTAATCGGTGCTGAAACAGGTGCAACGATTGAATATAGTATCGATGGTATAGATTGGAGCACTGATCAGCCGCAAAACTTAGCTGATGGCAGTCATACTGTTTATGTGCGTCAGGTCGACCAAGCGGGCAATGCCTCACAACCCCAGTCAATTAGTTTTATTAAAGATACAACCGCAGCCAATAATTTAAATATTCAGCTAACTGAAGATACCGGTAGCTCAAGCAGTGATTTAATCACCAGCCAGACTGAATTAACCGTTACCGGTGTAGAAGCAGGCGCGACGGTTGAATATAGCGCTGATGGTCTTAATTGGTCAGTTGAACAACCGCAAAACTTAGCCGACGGCAGTCAGACTATTTATGTTCGCCAGGTCGATGTCGCAGGCAATATTTCAGAGCCGCAGTCGATTAGTTTTACTAAAGATACCGCTGCACCCACTGCACCGGAAGTCGTGCTTGTCAGTAATGACTTGCAAGTGACGGCTGAAACCGGTGCCACCGTTGAATATCGTTTAAATGGTGGAGAGTGGATTGATAGCTTCACCGCAGTGGAAGGGCAAAATAATGTTGAAATTCGCCAAACCGATGCTGCCGGTAATATCTCTGAAGTCACGACACAATCATTTGTAAGAGACACCACACCACCGGCCAATAATCTGAATGTTGAGCTAACTGAAGATACCGGTAGCTCAAGCAGTGATTTAATCACCAGCCAAACAGAATTAACTGTTACGGGTGCAGAAGCCGGTGCTGAAATCCAATTCAGTTTAAATGGTACGGATTGGACTACTACACAGCCAGATTTAGCCGATGGCCAACATACTATTTTTGTCCGTCAGGTCGATGTGTCGGGTAATCCATCAGATCCTCAGTCAATTACTTTTACTAAAGATACTGCCGTACCCACTGCACCGGAAGTCGTGCTAGTCAGCAATGACTTGCGAGTGACTGCAGAATCCGGTGCCACCGTTGAATATCGTTTAAATGGTGGAGAGTGGATTGATAGCTTCACCGCAGTGGAAGGGCAGAATAATGTTGAAATTCGCCAAACCGATGCTGCCGGTAATATCTCTGAAGTCACGACACAATCATTTGTAAAAGATACGACGCTGCCAACCAGTAATTTAAATATTCAATTGGTTGAAGGCAGTGGCATGGGTACGGCAGATTTAATTACTAACAATAGCCAATTAAATGTAATCGGTGCTGAAGCAGGTGCAACAATTGAATATAGTATCGATGGTATAGATTGGAGCACTGATCAGCCGCAAAACTTAGCTGATGGCAGTCATACTGTTTATGTGCGTCAGGTCGACCAAGCGGGCAATGCCTCACAACCCCAGTCAATTAGTTTTATTAAAGATACAACCGCAGCCAATGATTTAAATATTCAGCTAACTGAAGATACCGGTAGCTCAAGCAGTGATTTAATCACCAGCCAGACTGAATTAACTGTTACGGGTGCAGAAGCCAGTGCTGAAATCCAATTCAGTTTAAATGGAACAGATTGGACAACTACACAGCTAGATTTAGCCGATGGCCAACATACTATTTTTGTCCGTCAGGTCGATGTGTCGGGTAATCCATCAGATCCTCAGTCAATTACTTTTACTAAAGATACCGCTGCACCCACTGCACCGGAAGTTGTGCTTGTCAGTAATGATTTGCAAGTGACGGCTGAAATCGGTGCCACCGTTGAATATCGTTTAAATGGTGGCGAGTGGATTGATAGCTTCACCGCAGTGGAAGGGCAGAATAATGTTGAGATTCGCCAAACCGATGCTGCCGGTAATATCTCTGAAGTCACGACACAATCATTTGTAAGAGACACCACACCACCGGCCGATAATTTAAATATTCAGTTAGCTGAAGATACCGGAATAAATGGTGATTTAATTAGTCAAAATGGCTTGTTAAATATCACCGGTGCCGAAACTGATGCAATAATCCAATTCAGTTTAAATGGAACAGATTGGACAACTACACAGCCAGAATTGGCTAGCGGCGAGCATACTATTTTTGTTCGACAGATGGACCAAGCAGGCAATCCATCTGATCCGCAACAAATTAGTTTCACTAAAGATACAACCGCAGCCAATGACTTAAATATTCAGCTAACTGAAGATACCGGTAGCTCAAGCAGTGATTTAATCACCAGCCAGACTGAATTAACCGTTACCGGTGTAGAAGCAGGCGCGACGGTTGAATATAGCGCTGATGGTCTTAATTGGTCAGTTGAACAACCGCAAAACTTAGCCGACGGCAGTCAGACTATTTATGTTCGCCAGGTCGATGTCGCAGGCAATATTTCAGAGCCGCAGTCAATTGACATTACAGTGGACACAACTGCTCCTGCCGCGCCAAGCTGGTCAGTAATTAACGGTGAGCTGGTTGTAAGTACACAGGAAAATGCAACGGTTTTATATAGCACAGATAATGGTGCTAGCTGGCAAAGCAATTATATCGAAGTTGAAGGGCAAAATAATCTTCAGGTTCGTTATATTGATACTGCGGGAAATGTTTCTAATTCAGTCGGAGTCAGTTTCGTTCGAGATACCATTGCACCAGAAACACCTTTAAATATTCAGCTAGCTGATGATAGCGGCCGTTTCAATAGCGATTTAATTACTAACAATAGTCAGCTAAATGTTTCCGGCGAAGAAGCTGGTGCTGAAATCCAATTCAGTTTAAATGGAACAGATTGGACAACTACACAGCCAGATTTAGCCGATGGCCAACATACTATTTTTGTCCGTCAGGTCGATATCGCAGGCAATATTTCAGAGCCGCAGTCAATTGACATTACAGTGGACACAACTGCTCCTGCCGCGCCAAGCTGGTCAGTAATTAACGGTGAACTGGTTGTAAGTACACAGGAAAATGCAACGGTTTTATATAGCACAGATAATGGTGCTAGCTGGCAAAGCAATTATATCGAAGTTGAAGGGCAAAATAATCTTCAGGTTCGTTATATTGATACTGCGGGAAATGTTTCTAATTCAGTCGGAGTCAGTTTCGTTCGAGATACCATTGCACCAGAAACACCTTTAAATATTCAGCTAGCTGATGATAGTGGCCGTTCCAATAGCGATTTAATTACTAACAATAGTCAGCTAAATGTTTCCGGCGAAGAAGCCGGTGCTGAAATCCAATTCAGTTTAAATGGAACAGATTGGACGGCAAGCCAACCGCAGAACTTAGACGATGGCCAGCATACTATTTTTGTCCGTCAGGTCGATGCAGCTGATAACGCTTCAATTGCACAAGAAATCACCTTCATGCTAGATACTTCAGCGCCAGATGCACCGGAAGTCGTGCTTGTCAATGGTGACCTAGAAGTGACCGCAGAAACTGGTGCCACTGTTGAGTATCGTTTAAATGGCGGTGAATGGAGTAGTAGCTTCACTACAGTGGAAGGGCAAAATAATGTCGAAGTTCGTCAAATTGATGTAGCGGGTAATACTTCGGTATCTAAACAAATTGATTTTTCTGTTGTACCTGAAGAACCGATTGAAGTATCTATTGCTGCTGACCCAGTTCAGGTGGGGCAGGAAGGTACGGTTATTATTACTTTTGATCAACCAGTGGACGGTTTAACGATTGATGATATTCAGTTGTCTAATGCTTCTGGTGTAAGTTTGAGTAATTTACAGCAAATTGGCCCTGGAAAGTTTTCAGTTACAATAAGCGCTCAAAATATTGGAGAAATTGAGTTTTCATTACCTGCAGGTTCAGTTAGCGGAAATGGGCAGCAAAGTAATCAAGAGGAATCGTTTGTTATTTCAGTAAGAAATGAAATAATAAAACCATTCTTTGACGATTTTTCAATTAGCGTTCCGACTGAAAATAACGAACCTCATATTATTTATGTTGGCTTTAATGAGCAGGTAAGTGGTCTAACAAAAGATGGCATAATTATTAACCAAGGCCGGATAGGAGAGGTTAGTCAGAATGGCCAATATGGCTTTTCCATTGAATTTTATCCAGATCAGTATGGCTCTGGTGCACTGCAAATTAATTTTAAAGACAATGCTGTTGTAGATAGTGCTGGTAATGGAAACGAAACCTTAGCCCAACCAATTACTAGAACGATTGTAGGTGCCCCCCTGCAACTTGAGTCAATTGATATTTCTGATAATGGTTTCTCAGGATTTCAGCCAAAGATCGTTACATTCACTTTTGATCAGAAAGTGACTGATTTTGATGCTGGAGATTTGCGAATTTCTAATGCTGAGTTAAGCAACTTGCAGTCTGATGACGGTATTGTTTGGACCGCGACTATCACACCAATATCCACTGAAAATATAACAATTACTTTAGATGGCAATCGTATTCATGGTGAGCAAAATAATAACAATCAGGCCACAAGTGAAACTTTTGTTGTGTCTGAACCCACCCAGCCTTCAGTGATAGTTGAATATCCCGATTTGGCTAATGGTATCATGCCGTTTACTGTTGATTTGTATTTCGATAAAGCGATTGATCTGACTTCGAGCCAATTTAGCATTAATGGCACAGCGAATGGCTCAGTCACTGATTTGGTTAGGGTATCGGATGACTATTATCAATTAGTGATTACCCCAGCCCAGGTCGGTACAGTTACTATTGATATCACAGATGGTTTGATTGCTAATGAGAATGAAGCGTTAAATCAAACGTTAGAAGTGATAGCCGATAGTAGTAATCCAGAAATCACTGATTTTTATTTCAATCAAACAGAAACAAGTGATTATGTTGATTTATTAACAGTGGTATTTAATGAAGCTGTAAAGGATTTTACGCTAGATGACTTGCAAATCACTAATGCGGTAGTTACTAGCTTTCAGCAAAGCCCATACAACCAAAATGTTTATATTATTCATTTCGATCCACTGGCTACAGGTGATATCACAGTAACCCTGAAGGAAGGTGCAGTTGAAGATACTTCAGGTAATACCAACCTAGAGCAGACGATTTCAACTACCATTGATTCTCTTCCTGAGGGTTATCAACCGCCAGAGGTTTTAGAGCGAAATTCAGCAACATTTACAGTAGATTATCAAAAGAAGCAATGGCCCGATGAGGCTTTCGAAACTGACGCTGATGGGCTTGTTAATGAAGTTGTTTTTGAGTTAAAAGAAATAGATAGTAATAATCAGTTAGCCGTTACTTTCCATCAAATGCCAGATGACTTTTCACTTGATAATATTAGAGTAGAAAATGGTGTTGCCGGTGAGCCAGAATTATCTGAAATTAGCGATAGTGGTATTGTTTATTTAATTCCAATAACTGCGAATGGCCAGGGTGATATTGTTGTCTCATTAAATAATGTGGTGATTGATGACCAGCCAGTAGATGCGACAACTTCAATTGCAGAATCTGAATTTCCAGAGCTGTTAAATAATGTTCAAGCGGATGATGGCCAGACTAATCAAGAGCAATCGAGAGACGCGCAAGCTAATCAATTGCCAACCAACGAAACTGACGTTGTAGAACCATCAACCGCTGAAAATGTCAATGTTGTTGATAGTGTATCTGCTTTCTTGCTATTGGATCAGTTGGACAGTTTGGTAATTGATAATTTAGTAATTGATAGTGCATCGAATGCTTTGGATGCAAATACCCCACTGCTAGTCGACATGCTTCAGCCACAATCTGAAAGCTTAGATCAGCTTTTATCTGCTACAAATGCAGTTGAGTCGAATCTGTCTGTTTTGATGACCCAGTCTACTGGTAATCTGCAAGCTATGGCGAATCAGGCTGAAACTATGAGTGGCGATCAGCTACAACCAGTAGTCAATGATTCTCTTCAAGTGTTCTTGAGCAGTGGTTCAACGCTACTGACAGAGCTAGAAAGTCACGCTTCTGCTGAATAA